TCGCGCATGACGACCGGCTTGCCGAGCAGGCGTACCGGCAACATGCGCTCGCCCAGGTTCGGCGACAGCGACCGGGCGCCGGCCACCACCCGCTCGGCCGGGTCGGCGGGCATTTCCGCGCCGGGTGCCGCCGGGGCGGCGGGCTCGACCGCCTCCTTAAGGTCGGCGAGGGCGAGGCGGCGCTTGCCGTCCTCCTCGATGCGCACGAGCGCGGCGTAGCGGAGGAAGCCAAGCGAGGAGCAGCCCTTCATCCAGTAGGCCGCGTCGACGAGGCGGACGCCGGCCTCCTCGCCACGCCCGTTCAGGGCAAGGACCAAGCCGCGCACCGCGTCCCGCCGGAAGAGCTCGCCGAGGGCGCCGCGCTCCGCTTCGTCGAGCGCCCAGAACTTGCGGCCGAGCGGGATCCTGGGCTCGACGTCCTTCAACCGCTCGCGGGCGAGGTGCTTCCACTGCCGGCCGAGCGCCCGTCGCCGGACGGTGCGGACCACGTCCGGCTCGGGCGGGACCTCGTCGGGACCGTGACCCGCGAGCCCCTGCGCGTAGCCGCGGACCATCTCCTCCAGCATCCTGGCGGTGACGACGCCGGGTAGGTCCGAGCCCCGGGCCGCGCTCGCCAGCGACAGGCCGAGGCGGACGAGGTCGTGCGTCGGGTTGCCGACGACGGTCTGGTCGAGGTCGCGGATCTGGACGTCGACGCGCCCGTCCGCGTCGGCGAGAGGGCCAAGGTTGCCGAGGTGGCAGTCTCCGCAGATCCAGACAGGCGGCCCCTCTGGCAGGGTTCCTCGCGCGAGCCCGTCCAGCCACTCGTAGAACTTCAGCGTGTTGCCGCGGACGTAGGCGTGGGCGGACTTGGCCATCTTGAGGGTGCGTTGCCGCTCCAGCACCGCCGCGCGTCCCTCGGGTCCGTACGCCTTCTCGTCACGCATC
This window of the Methylobacterium tardum genome carries:
- a CDS encoding DUF2252 family protein; amino-acid sequence: MRDEKAYGPEGRAAVLERQRTLKMAKSAHAYVRGNTLKFYEWLDGLARGTLPEGPPVWICGDCHLGNLGPLADADGRVDVQIRDLDQTVVGNPTHDLVRLGLSLASAARGSDLPGVVTARMLEEMVRGYAQGLAGHGPDEVPPEPDVVRTVRRRALGRQWKHLARERLKDVEPRIPLGRKFWALDEAERGALGELFRRDAVRGLVLALNGRGEEAGVRLVDAAYWMKGCSSLGFLRYAALVRIEEDGKRRLALADLKEAVEPAAPAAPGAEMPADPAERVVAGARSLSPNLGERMLPVRLLGKPVVMRELAPQDLKLDVDQFTRAEAVRAAHYLAHVVGKAHGRQMDEAMRLAWRAEVMRGTEGGERAPTWLWSSVAELAGRHEVGYLQHCQRYAHREAA